A genomic segment from Gavia stellata isolate bGavSte3 chromosome 4, bGavSte3.hap2, whole genome shotgun sequence encodes:
- the NUP50 gene encoding nuclear pore complex protein Nup50 — MAKRIAEKELTDRNWDQEDEAEEVGTFSVASEEVLKNRAIKKAKRRNVGSESESGGAFKGFKGFILPSGKGGGGFSGFGNGAGIKSLEGLSNGSSSVSSTPSFSSLKTTSETQSAFGSTMANGPTTTAFTEKKAASPKANGGSQPSSSGYAQSKVCSSSVYHKQLAALNCSVRDWIVKHVNTNPLCDLTPIFRDYEKYLANIEQQHGSSSDSGSENESNKTSGSQSVSTFGNSKLQQGSTFLFNNKSEDTSDKKPEAASEKKDPSLGATSAVSFNFGKSVDSSVLGSLGSGTLSSFSFSPGNSGLFGKDTNQAKSVTAVSTNVLEAQTESGNSDDKGGEEEEEEPPKVIVNEIKEDDAFYSKKCKLFYKKDNEFKEKGVGTLHLKPAGNEKTQLLVRADTNLGNILLNVLIPPKMPCTRTGKNNVLIVCVPNPPIDEKNPSVPVTMLIRVKTSEDADELHKILLEKKEA, encoded by the exons ATGGCAAAGAGAATTGCAGAGAAGGAACTGACTGACAGAAACTGGGATCAGGAGGATGAAGCTGAGGAG GTGGGAACATTCTCAGTAGCTAGCGAAGAAGTCCTGAAGAACAGagctattaaaaaagcaaagcgCCGAAACGTTGGATCAGAG tCGGAAAGTGGAGGAGCTTTTAAAGGGTTTAAAGGCTTTATATTGCCTTCTGGAAAAGGAGGAGGTGGCTTCAGCGGATTTGGTAATGGTGCAGGAATAAAGTCTTTAGAAGGGTTGTCTAATGGAAGCAGTAGTGTCTCTAGCACTCCTTCTTTCAGCAGTTTAAAGACCACCTCCGAAACACAATCAGCATTTG GATCCACAATGGCAAACGGTCCTACTACTACTGCATTTACTGAGAAAAAGGCTGCAAGCCCAAAAGCTAATGGTGGCAGTCAACCGTCCTCATCTGGCTATGCTCAGAGTAAAGTTTGTAGCTCTAGCGTTTACCACAAACAGTTAGCAGCTTTAAACTGTTCTGTGCGTGACTGGATAGTTAAGCATGTCAACACAAACCCACTCTGTGACCTGACACCCATCTTTAGAGACTATGAGAAGTATTTAGCAAATATTGAACAGCAACATGGAAGCAGTAGTGATAGTGGCTCTGAAAACGAAAGCAACAAGACATCTGGCTCTCAGTCTGTTTCTACATTTGGGAATTCAAAGCTACAGCAAGGATCAACGTTTTTGTTTAACAACAAAAGTGAGGATACCTCGGACAAAAAACCTGAAGCTGCATCGGAAAAAAAAGACCCATCATTAGGAGCTACATCAGCCGTCTCATTTAATTTTGGCAAGAGTGTTGACAGCTCTGTTTTGGGTTCCCTTGGTTCAGGAACGCTTAGtagtttctcattttctcctggGAATTCAGGTTTGTTTGGAAAAGACACAAACCAGGCTAAGTCTGTCACTGCAGTATCCACCAATGTATTGGAAGCTCAGACAGAAAGTGGCAATAGCGATGATAAAG gaggagaagaggaggaagaagagccaCCAAAAGTCAttgttaatgaaataaaagaggATGATGCTTTCTACTCAAAGAA gtGCAAACTGTTCTACAAAAAGGATaatgaatttaaagaaaaaggtgtAGGAACATTACACTTAAAACcagcaggaaatgaaaaaactCAACTCCTAGTCCGAGCGGATACCAATTTAG GAAACATACTGTTGAATGTTCTAATTCCACCCAAGATGCCATGTACAAGAACCGGAAAAAACAATGTTCTTATAGTTTGTGTTCCTAATCCACCGATTGATGAGAAGAATCCATCTGTTCCTGTCACTATGTTAATAAGGGTGAAAACAAGTGAGGATGCAGATGAGTTGCACAAAATCTTACTGGAGAAAAAGGAGGCTTAA